DNA from Solanum stenotomum isolate F172 chromosome 3, ASM1918654v1, whole genome shotgun sequence:
GACATTTATTTGTGTTACATCATGCATATGCATGTTTCATTGGAGATTTGATGAAACAGTTCCATAGTCTGAAGTGGATTGGTACGTAAAATAGATTgaattaataaacaaattgTTATAGCTTAAATTTATTTGGATCAAAATAAGTAATGTTAAAATGTGTTAAATAATGTGATTATAGCCCGGCTCGTCTAACTCTTaccaaatttaataaattaattaactaatttataattaattccATAATTATGATTATCTTACTTATCAAATAAGCAAAGATATTTCATAAGGTTATTTTATCTCATCTTTTATATGAGATAGtaattctattattttagtataaatGATCGGATAAATTAGCACCAAAATTAACTAATACCTCAAATCAAGTATCTATGGAATAAAGTTAATCTCAAATTTTATTCTACTATTGTTgccaatctgtgtttaaaacaaaattattgattacaataaactttgcagaaatACAAAGTAACCAAAGTTTTAATGAACCAATAAGAACAGAAGAATGGAAATTAATTCAGAACAACTAAAAtcccagaatctggaaaaagaTAGAACGGAAAAGATCAAGCctactgaatgcacagtgtccccttaaggaaattattcccctctagtatccgaggtttgatttggaatatgtcctcccaggatagaatgatctcaatcaccagtgtattgatacccaaaactctggtgtcagcgaaccactcaacagtAGTAAAATATACGAAGAAactttgtgcagaagaagaagaagaaatcagaaaaattcgtaaggaaaaaatatgaagaatcaatgtatttataggcaagaggaactggtttcgaaaggttgcaaccctttcaaaatccacacgaccattcatgaaagtttgcaacctttcaaacggtcatggttgtttctgaaagttgcaacctttcagaacagtcactTCCAACGgcgggaaattcaaataaaacagGTCACGCGCGGATCCGAGTCGGGTTGGTCAATTAACTGAATAATCGAAACGtttcggttaattaactaattaattgaaacgttttggccatttaatttaatttaattaattaactaaataattaaaacaaactttgtccaaaaaataatctctcgatcattttccaaagccgAAGCTGAGCGAGtgacgacgacggcgcgaggtgggtccctctttccaacccttttaacaattaataggagtgtttctatatttaaactcttttatttttctttccactaccgatgagggagaaatgccttttcactaaagcataagaggacttttcaagttcccaactttccaagttcctctcttttcatcttcttctccatttcccattaactcttgctacataGCCAACAATATCATTATCACATGAACAAAACAACCTTGAATTAAATGCTTAATGCATGTTTTCCAATTAATAATTGAAGGCCTTAAATTAAATATGGGATTTAGTGATTCATGTCCCACAccacttaaaactaaaattcaaaactaccaaatgcaatatttttatgaatactAAGTTTCATGTAAAATGGAATAGCATTCAACATaatattatagtaattattAATGAACTACTATTATTTTCCTCTATGATTAGACTACCACGAGCAACTTCAGATGCAACAAAAGGGACTTGTATTTTCACTTGTAATCATATGCTTATTTGCAAATAAGAAAGCGATACCACATATAGGTATAAAATAATGACAATTTATTAGAGAtatcaactttattatttttaatttgctCGGATCTTTTATTCATACTTATCTTCAATTGGAACTTGGAAGTATATATTgattcataatttaattttttaatgttcatTAAGTGATTTTTAAGTACAAATCATGAGAATATGTATTTGTTCTTGATCATTCTGCATGCATGAATTTGCCATACCAATTCATTGTAGGTCCTTTCTTGATGTGACTAAGTAATAAGTACTTATATAAAACATGGTgcgtgtaaaaaaaaaaagttaatgatGAAGGCAGATTTTACGTTAGGCAAAATGATGACACTCAtgcataaaatttaattattggGATTTTAGCTACTGCTTTCTTTCTTAGTGCTTTTGTAAGTAAAATTATCCGTTAcaagttttgaagttgaaataattaatgatataattattattagatAAAATgcagaattattttattttgtctttagtcaataattatttatttcagaATGTGAGATTATGGGATCATAATACcaaaattaataactaattcccaattaaaataatcaaatgacAAAAACATCCGAAAATCCCTTCACAAAGTCCAAtgttaaaactcaaaataaaagtttaaCCAAACTTAATACGTAATTTCTAATACTtaaacacattattttttttttataaacaatatATTTCTCATTTTTCAATTAAGGAACTAAACAAAACATCTGTACttaatagtaaaaaatatattaattctaGTATTATAAATTTTGCATTGTAAATCATAGTATATATTTTCGTTCATGAATCAAACGAGGACAAAATGGTTGTTTAAAAGACGTTTAgagtaatataaatattaattatgagAAATTTTGCATTGTAAATCATAGTATATATTTTCGTTCATGAATCAAACGAGGACAAAATGGTTGTTTAAAAGACGGTTAgagtaatataaatattaattatgagAAAATTTATATAAGTACTATTTCAGGTAAGAATTAATTATTGGAGAGTTTACTCATTTGTGtattaaattatacattttaGTGTAagttcctattataccctttaACGCATCACGTGCCCACACGTGCTACTGACCAGAGTGTTCGCAAGAGGGGTAGGGGCGGGAGTTTGGGAAATTGAGAAAGCAAACTAAAACCCTTCGTCTCGCTCCACAGTCTCAGCCACATTCATGAAGTAGGGAAACTAAGAAGCCCTAATTGGTGTATCATTAGTCGAAGGTAAGCTCATTCCATTTTCTACTACTGTTTCGTCGTTTTCTGTGGTCGATTTTGATTCGAACTTATTAGGGTTTTGGGACCTGCTTTGcttcttttctgtttttttttttttttttttttttgtgctttGATTCGTTTTTTCGCACATTCAATGCCCTAAACTCTTTAGTCTGAATCATGCCAATTTTTTGTTACTGTTGCGTTATCCATGGAAGTTTAATATGTGCATTTGAATTTGATTATCAGGCACTTGTAACGAAACTTGTAGAAGTTTCGGAAGAAGTAGCATAGTAATGGAGGTTGAGTTAGGGACTTCTGAACAACTTATTGTTTCTCAATCTCAatgtaaaagaagaaaaatttcTGCTTTAGATCAGATTTTGGGCGAGAACGAAGCTGATTTACCTACCTTGCGATCTCCTGATTATTTTACTGATCCATGCTTGAGTGAATTGGCTGTTAGGGAGCTAATGAGCTCAGGGTATTGCAGTAAAGTTGAAAATTTTACTGTTGGGAGGTTTGGTTACGGATTTGTCAAATTTTCTGGGGAAACAGATGTTAGGGGGTTGGATTTGGATCGAATTGTTAAGTTTAGCAGACATGAGGTGATTGTATATGAAGATGAAAATGACAAGCCCCCAGTTGGCATGGGGCTTAACAAGCCTGCTGAAGTAACTTTGCTACTGGAAATACGATCCTCCAAACACTATGACGTGGATTCTTCTAGAGAACTGGTGGAGAAATTAAGACTTAGAACAGAGAGACAAGGAGCACGTTTTATTTCGTTTGATCCATCAAATGGAGAATGGAAATTCTTCGTTCAGCATTTCAGCAGATTTGGTTTGAATgatgaggaagaagatgaagatatgATAATTGATGCTGTGTCTCCAGAAGTTCAAGATCCCGCGGATATGAATGGAAGAGATGTTTCTGACATTGATGAAGAAACCTTCTTAGCCAATACAACTGATCTTTCACATTCTCTTCCTGCCCATCTTGGGTTAGATCCTGTAaagatgaaagaaatgagaatgCTGATGTTTCCAGCAGAAGAAGAGGATATAGATGATTATCATGGTGTTCCTTTTGATAGAAAACCACAATTCAGTAAAGAATCTTCAAAATCCCCTTTGCAACATAAGTTCCAGAGAGTTAGTCCACCTTTAACTCGCAAGACTCCATTGGCTTTGATTGAATACAAACATGGTAGTTTTGGCTCGGACTCACCTGGGTCCATTTTGTTGACCCAACAAAATAAGGGTGTGCTTCTAAAGACAACAAAGACTGAAGGTTTCAAGCTGGATGTCAGGCAGCAAACACCTATAAGTGGAACCTACTCTTGTAATGTTGTTGATGCGGGATTGTTCATGGGTAGATCCTTTGGAGTTGGCTGGGGGCCTAATGGTGTTCTTATTCATTCTGGCGCTCCAGTTGGTAGTAAAGACGATCAATGTTTGTCCTCAATAATCAATTTGGAGAAGGTTGCATTTGACCAAGTAGCtagagatgaaaataaaaagtttaggGAGGAACTTGTTGATTTGTGTTTTGATTCAACCCTCCATCTTCACAAGGAAATTACTCATGAAACCAAAGAGTTCGGGGAGGGACCCTTTGCGTTAAAGCTTCAAAGACTTGTGTGTGATCGTCTAATGCTTTCAGATGTATGTCGGAGCTATATTTGTGTCATTGAGAGGCAATTGGAGGTTCCTGACTTATCTCCAGCATCCCGTGTTCTTCTGATGCACCAAGCAATGATTTGGGAATTAATAAAAGTGCTTTTCTCGACAAGACAATTGAGTGGGAAATTAAAGTCTCTTGAAGATGAGGATGAGGAAGATATGATACCTGATGCAAGAGAAACTTCTTCAGATGTTGATCCAGAAGCACTTCCATTGATAAGGAGAGCAGAATTCAGCTATTGGTTGCAAGAGAGTGTTTGTCACAGGGTACAGGAAGAAGTAAGTTCTTTGAATGATTCAAGTGATCTACAACATATGTTTTTACTTCTAACTGGTCGGCAGCTGGATGCTGCTGTGGAACTGGCGGCTTCTAGAGGAGATGTGCGGCTTGCATGTCTTCTTAGCCAAGCTGGTGGTTCGATGGTTAATCGTTCTGATGTTGCTAGGCAGCTTGATATTTGGAGAGTGAATGGGTTGGACTTCAATTTTGTTGAGACAGAGAGGATTAGGGTTTTTGAGTTGGTTGCTGGCAACATTCATAGAGCATTGCATGATGTAGACATTGACTGGAAAAGGTTTCTGGGGTTGTTGATGTGGTATCAGCTTCCACCAGAAACTGAATTGCCTATTGTGTTCCGCACATATCAGAGGCTTCTTAATGAAGGAAAAGCTCCATCTCCAGTTCCAGTTTATATTGATGAAGGACCTATAGAAGTGTCAATGAATTGGCATGCGGTGAAACATTCTGACCTCGGTTACTATCTTATGCTTCTTCATGCCAATCAAGAAATTGATTTCAGTGCTCTAAAGACGATGTTCAGTGCCTTTGCTTCAACAAATGATCCCCTTGACTACCATATGATCTGGCATCAGCGAGCTGTTTTAGAAGCCATTGGTGCTTTCAGTTCTAATGATCTTCATGTGCTAGACATTAGTTTCATTTCTCAGCTGCTATGCCTTGGTCAATGTCATTGGGCTGTCTATGTGGTGCTTCACATGCCTCACCGTGAAGATTGTCCTTATTTGCAAGCTGCTCTTATTAGGGAAATACTCTTCCAGTACTGTGAAACTTGGAGTTCTCAGGACTTGCAGCGGCAATTTATTGAGGATCTAGGTATTCCATCAGCATGGTTGAATGAGGCTTTGGTGAGTCAGTGCCCTTATTTGATTTCAGTTTTACATTGATCCATGCTTCTCGCTTTCCACTTTCTGGCAACTCAAAGCCAATCTATGTTACTGGGATATTTTTGCTTGCTGTTTCTGACAATATGGTTTAACAATATGCTGAAATTGTGGAGGGAAATTGCTTGTGTATATTTCTTTTGGAATGCTTTAGTTGAATGGTAGTACTTTTACTTCAAATTAGTCCTTTGCATGTAATTGATTGTCACTGGTGTGGGATCACTTTTTTGCTTGCATTATATTTTTCATCCTTGTCTTACTCTATTGCAGGcaacatattttaattattactcTGAATTCTCCAAAGCCCTAGAACACTTTTTGGAGTGCGGAAAGTGGCAGAAAGCGCACACTATTTTTATGACTTCAGTTGCTCATTCTCTTTTTCTATCAGGTATAGATTTGTTAATCTCTAGATTCATCTTTATATCTTGTCGATCTTTTAGATTCATCTTTATATCTTGCTATTTCATTTTTCAGCATATGTACTTAAAGACTTATCTGTTtaatatttgttgtagtgatcCTATAACCTCAGTTCAGTTCCATTGGGATGCTTTTCTGCCGGCTTTGCGTTTCCCCTATCTTCTTCCATCATCAATCTTTTTCTTACGTGAACCttgttaaatattttggaaTAGGATTAATGAAACACGGACACCATAAAAGTTGTCTTTCTATGGCAGTCTGAGTCGCCTTCAAGTCTAAATGTCTCACTATACAATTTGTTTTTCCTCATATACTTGATATGCAATTATGCATCACCTATTTGATTTGCAGGCTTCTTCACAGATTTATCATTTATCCCACATgaataaattatcattttcttacttaccaaagagagagagagagagagagagaaggcATGGCCATGGCCATGACCATTTTCTCTTCTACTCAAAGTGCGTATTTAAGAAAATCATGGTATATACAATGAAATTATCCATGGGCTGAATAAGACACACACCACAAGGTAATAACTGTTAATGTGAGAGAGCAAATCGTGGGATATGCAATGAAGTTATCATGAACGTGCTAAACCACACACTTAAATGTAATAAGTGCTAATCAGATTTGGTAACTGCACGGAGAACTGAGTATGATATGTTGATGAAGAACTCTTGACTACATTCCGTTGCCCTAGAAGTATCTCAATTTTCAACCTTGAATTTCGATCAAAATTGATGTGCTAAATCATTTTAACATTGTTTATACACAGAAGAACACTCAGAAATATGGAGGCTAGCAGCTTCCATGGAGGATCACAAATCAGAAATTGAAGATTGGGATCTGGGAGCtggaatatatatatctttttatttgttgagAAGTTCTTTTCAGGAGGACAGTGACACTATGAATCAAGTAATATGAAATTTCTCTATAATCTACTTATTTGTGTTTGAATCCTTCTTCTCAAATTTCCTGAAGTTGTTAAACTCGTTAGATCAAAGTGTGCTTATGTGATGGTTgcatgaacaatttttttttctggtgGTTGTGGGAAGCCCATGTATTTGATGATAGGAAAACTGGAAAAGCTGTAGCTGTACAGCTTGATCAATGATCAACTTGTAAATGACTAGAAGACAGCTTCTGAAAAAAGGAAGTTCATCCTAGTTGGAGCACAGTTCATGAGCTGGATCTAACCTTTATGGTTGCTCAATTGATACTGGTCAATTTCACGAGAAGTGATTACGTGTCTTTTCTCTGCATAGTAATAGGAAGTAGAGCGAATACCTGTTCAAGATTATTGGTTGAAGCTTATAATCCTATCTCCTAGTTATTCTAATATCTTTTAAGAGATTGACAAAGCACACATTTCTATTGGCAGGACACTATAGAAAACAAAGACAATGCTTGTGCAGACTTCATTAGTCGCTTAAACAACTCTTTGGCTGTTTGGACAAACAGATTGCCTGTCAAAGCGAGGTAATGCTACTTGATATTAATTTGTTAATACTGAAACATGTGGTTGGAAAAGTTGACTGCTTCCTGCTAGACCCCCCTCTCTCTTCCCACCATCTCATTGAACCCCTATTTCTTATATCTAAGTGTGAGAGGTTTGTTACTTAGGATAGTAAAGTGGTAACAGATAAGTACTAAATATGGGATTAATTTATCTTTTACTTACCAGTTACCAAagctgagggtctttcggaaacagcctctctacctccatgaggtagtggcaaggtctgcgtacactctaccctccccagaccccacctagtgggatttcattgggtatgttgttgttgttaccagttaccaaaaataaaatcattaatattCACATGGTATTGTTTTTTTATGATGAATAAATCCAGAATATGAGGTAAGAAGTCAtttgttctttattttcttaaaatagtaTATAGGGATGGAGACAAAGTAGCTCCCTGTGTCTGTTACCTACATTTAAATattgggaaaaaggacaaatatacccccaaattATCGTAAATGGTGCGTGTATACCTTTCATTATACTTTTAGGATGTTAGTGCCCTTACCGTCCAAATTTTGGTGCATATATACCCTCTATACTAACGGTGGTACACGTGTCTCAATCTTAACCGTCGATTCGTTCTTTGTTAAATTTCTgtccaaaatttgaaaaaacccacccgaattattaaaaaaatccacCCAAATTAATATAACCGAAAACCCCCAATTAATTcacttaatttcaaattaagaGACTTGTTTAGGAGCATCCTTTCCCCAATCTTCATCCCCAAATCATCCTCATTCTCAAGTGAAATTTCCCTGTAGTCAAAGGCCGAATACTAAGCATCGAAATAATCCAAGCTCTATAACGAGCTCAAAGAACTGACCCTTCCCAAATCGAAGTTCAAGACTCAAAAACCCTCAATCGTCTCATCAAAACAGATCTATTGCAGCCTACAAAGAACTTCTATGACAAAACATTTGCGATTTGGCCCTCAAAGTATTCCCAGCCTTTCAATCGGAATGTGATGTCCCTGATTTGGGGCTTTATGCTGACATGGTCTTTAGCTTTGACCCAGAGGGTTTTGCTGAACAAATCGATGAATTGATTTGTAATTTGGAGAAAGTGGAGACGACTGAATGTGATGATAAGTCGCTGGTAAGGTTGGTGAGGGTGTTGGTTGAAGGTGAACAGGTGGAATCTACTGTTAGGGTTTTTGAATTGATGAAAAAGAATGGATGGGGTTCTAGATTCGAGATTGATGAATATGCAGCTAAGGTTTTAAGAGATATGGGAAAGAAGAAATGGCTGATGAAGTTGATCAATAATTACAGAGATTGTCGAGATTAGTTTAGGGGAAACGTTAAATTTTGACAACTTtcattgattttgttttgtttgggtgtgggtattttttatttgggtGGATTTTCAATTAATCGGGTGGGTTTTTTTGTGGGTAGAGATTTATTAATTATCGGGTCGGCTGAtaggattaagacacgtgtatcaacgttagtataaagggtatatatgcacCAAAATTTGGACGGTAAGGGTACTAACATcctaaaagtataacgaagggacacaaaccatttacgatagttcggggacatatttgtcctttttcccttaaatatttgATGTTTCTACTTCACATTTTAGTGAATTAAAATGGGGCTGGGAATACTATGGACTGGAAATGCTCTTTGTTTTCAGTGTcgttaatatttaattacaccTCCTATATCTATGCAAAACATACTAGTGTCATCTATACCTAGGAGCTGATTTTCTTTCTTGACCCCTCCTAGCTATAAAGAGTAAAGACCaacaaatttgttcaatttCTTGTCTTTTACATGGATCCTGGAACAAACTGCTTAgataaatcatcatataaaaatgGACACAAAATTTTTGGAGACAACGATAAACTACGTTACTCTTACTCATCCCTAAGATCATATCTAGCTGGTATAAAACTTCAACTTTCCACAATTTTCAACTAAatccaaacaaacaaatttccACATCCTAAATGCAGAAAGAGTCACCGCCAGTTACCAGTTCAGATGACTCATCTGGGTCTTTGGCTTGCTATCCAATTCATGCCTTCAAGTCCCAAAGCCTTCACCTTTACAGAGACCTGCTAAATTCTCTTCCTTACCTTGCATCATAACcacatcaaatttcaaaatcaaaccatGAATCAAATCATCTTAGCTGTTCAATGATTCAATCTCcaccatcaacaacaaccaaCACATAAAAGTCCCCGTCTGATTTCTGGTGAAGGAGAGAATAGAATTGAAGGACGTGAGAGGAGTAGGGTAAAGGAATTGAAGAGTTGCAATTAGAGAGTTGTACATTCACTTTGTCCAACTCAGCCTAATTAATACCACACATAACCTCGTCAACTGTCACGAGGACTTGTTTTGATCAAGCTGAATTATTTGGATGAAAAATGCGGCCGGGAATACAAAATTACATATCAATGCGAGTAAATAAAGGTCTCTTTGGTATTCGgccttaaaattcaaaataattgttcGTTGCATGGATGTTATAAAGAGAGAATTGTTG
Protein-coding regions in this window:
- the LOC125859997 gene encoding nuclear pore complex protein NUP96 isoform X2; the encoded protein is MEVELGTSEQLIVSQSQCKRRKISALDQILGENEADLPTLRSPDYFTDPCLSELAVRELMSSGYCSKVENFTVGRFGYGFVKFSGETDVRGLDLDRIVKFSRHEVIVYEDENDKPPVGMGLNKPAEVTLLLEIRSSKHYDVDSSRELVEKLRLRTERQGARFISFDPSNGEWKFFVQHFSRFGLNDEEEDEDMIIDAVSPEVQDPADMNGRDVSDIDEETFLANTTDLSHSLPAHLGLDPVKMKEMRMLMFPAEEEDIDDYHGVPFDRKPQFSKESSKSPLQHKFQRVSPPLTRKTPLALIEYKHGSFGSDSPGSILLTQQNKGVLLKTTKTEGFKLDVRQQTPISGTYSCNVVDAGLFMGRSFGVGWGPNGVLIHSGAPVGSKDDQCLSSIINLEKVAFDQVARDENKKFREELVDLCFDSTLHLHKEITHETKEFGEGPFALKLQRLVCDRLMLSDVCRSYICVIERQLEVPDLSPASRVLLMHQAMIWELIKVLFSTRQLSGKLKSLEDEDEEDMIPDARETSSDVDPEALPLIRRAEFSYWLQESVCHRVQEEVSSLNDSSDLQHMFLLLTGRQLDAAVELAASRGDVRLACLLSQAGGSMVNRSDVARQLDIWRVNGLDFNFVETERIRVFELVAGNIHRALHDVDIDWKRFLGLLMWYQLPPETELPIVFRTYQRLLNEGKAPSPVPVYIDEGPIEVSMNWHAVKHSDLGYYLMLLHANQEIDFSALKTMFSAFASTNDPLDYHMIWHQRAVLEAIGAFSSNDLHVLDISFISQLLCLGQCHWAVYVVLHMPHREDCPYLQAALIREILFQYCETWSSQDLQRQFIEDLGIPSAWLNEALATYFNYYSEFSKALEHFLECGKWQKAHTIFMTSVAHSLFLSEHSEIWRLAASMEDHKSEIEDWDLGAGIYISFYLLRSSFQEDSDTMNQDTIENKDNACADFISRLNNSLAVWTNRLPVKARVVYSKMAEEICNLLLSDSSGSSSNEVQLSCYDTIFKAPIPEDTRAYHLQDAVSLFTSYLSEVPS
- the LOC125859997 gene encoding nuclear pore complex protein NUP96 isoform X1; protein product: MEVELGTSEQLIVSQSQCKRRKISALDQILGENEADLPTLRSPDYFTDPCLSELAVRELMSSGYCSKVENFTVGRFGYGFVKFSGETDVRGLDLDRIVKFSRHEVIVYEDENDKPPVGMGLNKPAEVTLLLEIRSSKHYDVDSSRELVEKLRLRTERQGARFISFDPSNGEWKFFVQHFSRFGLNDEEEDEDMIIDAVSPEVQDPADMNGRDVSDIDEETFLANTTDLSHSLPAHLGLDPVKMKEMRMLMFPAEEEDIDDYHGVPFDRKPQFSKESSKSPLQHKFQRVSPPLTRKTPLALIEYKHGSFGSDSPGSILLTQQNKGVLLKTTKTEGFKLDVRQQTPISGTYSCNVVDAGLFMGRSFGVGWGPNGVLIHSGAPVGSKDDQCLSSIINLEKVAFDQVARDENKKFREELVDLCFDSTLHLHKEITHETKEFGEGPFALKLQRLVCDRLMLSDVCRSYICVIERQLEVPDLSPASRVLLMHQAMIWELIKVLFSTRQLSGKLKSLEDEDEEDMIPDARETSSDVDPEALPLIRRAEFSYWLQESVCHRVQEEVSSLNDSSDLQHMFLLLTGRQLDAAVELAASRGDVRLACLLSQAGGSMVNRSDVARQLDIWRVNGLDFNFVETERIRVFELVAGNIHRALHDVDIDWKRFLGLLMWYQLPPETELPIVFRTYQRLLNEGKAPSPVPVYIDEGPIEVSMNWHAVKHSDLGYYLMLLHANQEIDFSALKTMFSAFASTNDPLDYHMIWHQRAVLEAIGAFSSNDLHVLDISFISQLLCLGQCHWAVYVVLHMPHREDCPYLQAALIREILFQYCETWSSQDLQRQFIEDLGIPSAWLNEALATYFNYYSEFSKALEHFLECGKWQKAHTIFMTSVAHSLFLSEEHSEIWRLAASMEDHKSEIEDWDLGAGIYISFYLLRSSFQEDSDTMNQDTIENKDNACADFISRLNNSLAVWTNRLPVKARVVYSKMAEEICNLLLSDSSGSSSNEVQLSCYDTIFKAPIPEDTRAYHLQDAVSLFTSYLSEVPS